The Saccharomonospora cyanea NA-134 genome includes a region encoding these proteins:
- the fmdA gene encoding formamidase, with protein sequence MPETVFTVDQSKSMHDQDVPGHNRWHPDVPVAAMVRPGQEFRVECREWTDAQLGNNDSANDVRDVDLSRCHMLSGPIGVEGAEPGDLLVVDILDLGPVPQQVGEAPGQGWGYTGVFAKVNGGGFLTDYFPDAYKAIWDFHGQQATSRHLPGIRYTGITHPGLFGTAPSAELLQRWNRREQALIDRDPDRVPPLGLPPLEDNALAGTASGETAERIAREGARTVPARENGGNHDIKNFTRGSRVFYPVFVDDAKFSGGDLHFSQGDGEITFCGAIEMGGFIDFHVDLIKGGMEKYGITTNPVFMPGNVEPRYSEFLSFVGVSVDRETDENLYLDATVAYRRACLNAVEYFKKWGFTGEQAYLLLGSAPVEGRISGIVDIPNACCTIYVPTAIFDFDVRPTGEGPVRTDRGQCAVTS encoded by the coding sequence ATGCCGGAGACCGTCTTCACCGTAGACCAGTCGAAGTCCATGCACGACCAGGACGTGCCGGGGCACAACCGGTGGCACCCGGACGTTCCCGTGGCGGCGATGGTCCGTCCCGGACAGGAATTCCGCGTGGAGTGCCGGGAGTGGACGGACGCGCAGCTCGGCAACAACGACTCGGCCAACGACGTGCGGGATGTCGACCTTTCACGCTGCCACATGCTCAGCGGACCCATCGGCGTCGAGGGTGCCGAACCTGGCGACCTGCTCGTCGTCGACATTCTCGACCTCGGCCCGGTTCCCCAACAGGTCGGTGAGGCACCTGGGCAGGGCTGGGGTTACACCGGTGTGTTCGCCAAGGTCAACGGCGGTGGCTTCCTGACCGACTACTTCCCCGACGCCTACAAGGCGATCTGGGACTTCCACGGCCAGCAGGCCACCTCGCGCCACCTTCCGGGCATCCGGTACACCGGCATCACCCACCCCGGCCTGTTCGGTACCGCGCCGTCGGCCGAGCTGCTCCAGCGCTGGAACCGCAGGGAGCAGGCGCTGATCGACCGCGACCCCGACCGCGTGCCGCCGTTGGGTCTGCCGCCCTTGGAGGACAACGCGCTCGCCGGGACGGCCAGCGGAGAGACCGCCGAGAGGATCGCCCGTGAGGGTGCTCGCACGGTGCCGGCCCGGGAGAACGGAGGAAACCACGACATCAAGAACTTCACCCGGGGCTCGCGGGTCTTCTACCCGGTCTTCGTCGACGACGCGAAGTTCTCGGGTGGGGATCTGCACTTCAGCCAGGGCGACGGTGAGATCACTTTCTGTGGTGCCATCGAGATGGGTGGGTTCATCGACTTCCATGTCGACCTGATCAAGGGCGGCATGGAGAAGTACGGCATCACCACGAACCCGGTGTTCATGCCGGGAAACGTCGAACCACGGTATTCCGAGTTCCTGTCCTTCGTGGGTGTCTCGGTGGATCGGGAGACGGACGAGAACCTCTACCTGGACGCGACCGTGGCTTACCGCAGGGCTTGCCTGAACGCGGTGGAGTACTTCAAGAAGTGGGGCTTCACCGGCGAGCAGGCGTACCTGCTGCTCGGTTCGGCACCCGTCGAGGGGCGCATCAGCGGCATCGTGGACATCCCGAACGCCTGTTGCACGATCTATGTGCCCACCGCGATCTTCGATTTCGATGTGCGCCCCACCGGTGAAGGGCCGGTGCGGACCGATCGCGGACAGTGTGCGGTCACTTCCTGA
- a CDS encoding DUF4232 domain-containing protein: MKRTITAHVLLATTGMALALAGCAQNGGDDRVQGTAPDSAAATSDPASASESAPPTSTEANAQSREVSTSKGEPRAAAEQPPPDPDFCTSAELSLSLGEGGGAAGTVYRPLRFTNVGDFPCVLQGFPGVSYVAGDDGHQVGKPAEHTGGEGPALTLYPGDVAHADVGFTQVRNYDPQACSPTEVRGLRVYPPQETASKFVEVPGTGCARSELHGNQLTVSTIEEGPGHG, translated from the coding sequence ATGAAACGCACCATCACGGCACACGTACTGCTGGCCACGACCGGCATGGCGCTCGCGCTGGCCGGATGTGCCCAGAACGGCGGTGACGACCGGGTGCAGGGCACGGCACCTGACTCGGCGGCCGCCACCTCGGACCCCGCGTCCGCCTCGGAATCCGCGCCGCCGACGAGCACCGAGGCGAACGCCCAGTCGCGCGAGGTGTCCACCAGCAAGGGCGAACCCAGAGCGGCGGCCGAACAACCTCCACCCGACCCGGACTTCTGCACGTCGGCGGAGCTTTCGTTGTCGCTCGGCGAGGGTGGTGGCGCCGCGGGCACGGTGTACCGGCCGTTGCGGTTCACCAACGTCGGCGACTTCCCGTGTGTGCTCCAGGGGTTTCCCGGCGTGTCCTACGTCGCGGGCGACGACGGCCACCAGGTCGGCAAACCCGCGGAGCACACCGGCGGCGAAGGGCCTGCCCTGACGCTGTACCCGGGCGATGTGGCCCACGCCGACGTGGGGTTCACCCAGGTCCGCAACTACGACCCCCAGGCGTGTTCGCCCACCGAGGTGCGCGGGCTACGTGTCTACCCGCCGCAGGAGACCGCGTCGAAGTTCGTCGAAGTGCCTGGCACCGGGTGCGCCCGCTCCGAACTCCACGGCAACCAGCTCACGGTCTCCACGATCGAGGAGGGACCGGGCCACGGCTGA
- a CDS encoding FmdB family zinc ribbon protein — MATYEYCCAQCGPFETRHPIGTAPDRSECPECGGASRRRFTAVHLSLMSKELGAAHERAESTRDEPEVVSEIPGRRTVRRPHPALAHLPRP, encoded by the coding sequence ATGGCGACCTACGAATACTGCTGCGCACAGTGTGGTCCGTTCGAGACGCGGCATCCGATCGGCACGGCACCCGACCGGTCGGAGTGTCCCGAGTGTGGTGGAGCGTCTCGTCGGAGGTTCACCGCGGTTCATCTCTCCCTGATGTCCAAGGAGTTGGGAGCCGCGCACGAGCGCGCGGAGAGCACTCGCGACGAACCCGAAGTCGTGTCGGAAATACCTGGCAGGCGTACGGTGCGGCGGCCGCATCCGGCACTTGCTCACCTTCCACGGCCATGA
- a CDS encoding AmiS/UreI family transporter, with the protein MAAVGLLYVGAVLFLNGVMLLGKVNPKAAAVLNLFVGGLQVITPTYLIFTSGGDPNTILAASGLYLFGFTYLYVGVGLLADLDTTGVGWFSLFVAVMAIGYSIANFQILGDPSFGVIWLYWSFLWLLFFLVLGLKIERLTTYTGWVTAIQGWVTGAIPAFLLLAGYWDNTRLAAVALAIFGVVVFGALIPLTRGRIRLYPAARRPATPM; encoded by the coding sequence ATGGCGGCTGTGGGCCTGCTGTACGTCGGCGCGGTACTTTTCCTGAACGGCGTCATGCTCTTGGGCAAGGTCAATCCCAAAGCCGCTGCCGTTCTGAACCTGTTCGTCGGTGGACTCCAAGTGATCACGCCGACATATCTGATCTTCACCTCGGGTGGAGATCCGAACACCATCCTCGCCGCTTCGGGGCTTTACCTGTTCGGTTTCACCTACCTCTATGTCGGGGTCGGCCTGCTGGCCGACCTGGACACGACGGGGGTCGGCTGGTTCTCGTTGTTCGTCGCTGTCATGGCCATCGGCTATTCCATCGCGAACTTCCAGATCCTCGGAGACCCTTCGTTCGGTGTGATCTGGTTGTACTGGTCGTTCCTCTGGTTGCTGTTCTTCCTGGTGCTCGGGCTCAAGATCGAGCGTCTCACCACCTACACCGGCTGGGTGACCGCGATCCAGGGTTGGGTCACCGGAGCGATTCCCGCGTTCCTGCTCCTTGCCGGCTACTGGGACAACACGAGGTTGGCCGCGGTGGCGCTGGCGATCTTCGGGGTCGTGGTCTTCGGGGCGCTGATACCGCTGACCAGGGGCCGAATCCGTCTTTACCCGGCGGCTCGAAGGCCGGCGACGCCGATGTGA
- a CDS encoding aminoglycoside 3'-phosphotransferase, translated as MNAREVAEIPTGPVPVPVAVTGLARGDEITPVWRNELGGLTFRLAAPDGSTRYVKWVAHGTPEIDLTAEAERLAWAGRWVRVPRVLGQGADADGVWLVTAPVPGRSAVDTRWLEDPVTAATAIGQGLRRLHDALPVADCPYEWSVADRLKRADERIAAGEGPADWSPEYRHLTVVEARARLDETPPVDRLVVCHGDACAPNTLLHDDGTFSAHVDLGSLGVADRWADLAVAAWSLDWNHGPGYDHLVYAAYGVEPDRERLAYYRLLWDLG; from the coding sequence GTGAACGCTCGCGAGGTCGCAGAGATCCCCACCGGTCCGGTACCCGTGCCCGTAGCCGTCACAGGTCTGGCTCGAGGGGACGAGATCACGCCGGTGTGGCGCAACGAGTTGGGCGGGCTCACGTTCCGGCTCGCCGCGCCGGACGGCAGCACTCGCTACGTCAAGTGGGTGGCCCACGGCACGCCTGAGATCGACCTCACCGCCGAGGCGGAACGTCTCGCGTGGGCGGGCCGCTGGGTGCGGGTGCCCCGTGTGTTGGGGCAGGGCGCGGACGCGGACGGAGTGTGGTTGGTGACCGCGCCCGTGCCGGGACGGTCGGCGGTGGACACCCGCTGGCTGGAGGACCCCGTCACCGCGGCCACAGCCATCGGGCAGGGGCTTCGCAGGCTGCACGACGCGCTTCCCGTGGCCGACTGCCCGTACGAGTGGAGCGTCGCGGACCGCCTGAAGCGTGCCGACGAGCGCATCGCCGCCGGTGAAGGCCCCGCCGACTGGTCGCCCGAGTACCGTCACCTCACGGTCGTCGAGGCCCGTGCCCGCCTCGATGAGACCCCACCGGTGGACCGGCTCGTCGTGTGCCACGGTGACGCGTGCGCGCCGAACACGCTGCTGCACGACGACGGCACCTTCTCCGCGCACGTCGACCTCGGTTCGCTCGGTGTGGCCGACCGCTGGGCCGACCTCGCCGTCGCCGCGTGGAGTCTGGACTGGAACCACGGCCCCGGCTACGACCACCTCGTGTACGCCGCCTACGGCGTCGAGCCCGACCGCGAGCGCCTCGCCTACTACCGGCTGCTCTGGGACCTGGGCTGA
- a CDS encoding YajQ family cyclic di-GMP-binding protein: MADPSFDVVSKVDRQEVDNALNQASKELSTRFDFRGTGAKVEWAGEHAVTIEAETEERAKAAVEVFKEKLIKRGISLKAFEADEPAVSGKIYKINGRILEGIESDKAKKIAKFVRDEGPKGVQAQIQGDQLRVSGKKKDHLQEVIALLKNQDFGIALQFTNYR; encoded by the coding sequence GTGGCCGATCCCTCTTTCGACGTCGTCAGCAAGGTCGACCGTCAGGAGGTGGACAACGCGCTCAACCAGGCGAGCAAGGAGCTGTCCACGCGGTTCGACTTCCGCGGTACCGGCGCCAAGGTCGAGTGGGCCGGTGAGCATGCCGTGACGATCGAGGCCGAGACCGAGGAGCGCGCGAAGGCGGCGGTGGAGGTCTTCAAGGAGAAGCTGATCAAGCGAGGCATCTCCCTCAAGGCGTTCGAGGCCGACGAACCCGCCGTGTCCGGCAAGATCTACAAGATCAACGGCAGGATCCTGGAGGGCATCGAGTCGGACAAGGCGAAGAAGATCGCCAAGTTCGTCCGCGATGAGGGTCCGAAGGGCGTGCAGGCCCAGATCCAGGGCGACCAGCTGCGGGTGTCGGGCAAGAAGAAGGACCACCTTCAGGAGGTCATCGCGTTGCTGAAGAACCAGGACTTCGGCATCGCGCTTCAGTTCACCAACTACCGGTGA
- a CDS encoding amidase, which translates to MAAIEYGEYRRYDAVGLAELVARREVSPAELLEAAIRRAEHVNGHLNAIVYPMYDIARQRAATELSGPFAGVPFLLKDLMQDYAGVPTGSGSRAMRRHVATRHSEVVRRWLDAGLVVFGRTATPEFGTKGITESDATGPTRNPWNLAHTPGGSSGGSAAAVAAGVVPVAGASDGGGSIRIPAACCGVFGLKPGRGLVPAGPDHAEHLSGAATDGVVSRTVRDTAAMLDVLARNPDPGGPYLAAVPDTPYVELARRTPPRLRIGFTTRSPLGTPVHADAVAAVEHAATLLDKLGHDVEPAEPDIDGVALARDFMTMWSAQTAVTIATIKRNTGARDREFEVDNRLLAASAHTVRAADHAAARARWNGYTRALAEFHERYDLLLTPAIARPPVRIGELTTPPLLRLGGELLLRLRLTGPLTRTRVWNEQILANLAPVPFTQLANITGRPAMSVPLYRTAGGLPLGVQFVGGLGGESTLLALATQLEAEHPWAEEEPEL; encoded by the coding sequence ATGGCGGCGATCGAGTACGGCGAGTACCGGCGGTACGACGCGGTGGGTCTGGCCGAACTGGTGGCGCGGCGCGAGGTGTCGCCCGCCGAACTGCTGGAAGCGGCGATCCGCCGGGCCGAACACGTCAACGGACACCTGAACGCGATCGTGTACCCGATGTACGACATCGCCAGGCAGCGGGCCGCCACGGAGTTGTCGGGGCCCTTCGCGGGGGTGCCGTTCCTGCTCAAGGACCTCATGCAGGACTACGCGGGCGTGCCCACCGGCAGCGGTTCCCGGGCCATGCGCCGCCACGTGGCCACCCGGCACAGCGAGGTCGTCCGGCGCTGGCTCGACGCCGGGCTCGTGGTGTTCGGCAGGACGGCCACACCGGAGTTCGGCACGAAGGGCATCACCGAATCCGACGCCACCGGACCGACCCGCAACCCGTGGAACCTCGCCCACACGCCTGGTGGCTCGTCCGGCGGTTCGGCGGCAGCGGTGGCAGCGGGCGTGGTGCCGGTGGCGGGCGCCAGCGACGGCGGAGGGTCCATCCGCATCCCCGCCGCCTGCTGCGGCGTCTTCGGGCTCAAGCCCGGCCGCGGCCTGGTGCCCGCGGGCCCCGACCACGCCGAACACCTGTCGGGTGCCGCCACGGACGGCGTGGTGTCCCGCACCGTGCGTGACACCGCCGCCATGCTCGACGTGCTGGCGCGGAATCCGGATCCCGGCGGCCCGTACCTGGCCGCCGTCCCCGACACGCCGTACGTCGAGCTCGCCAGGCGGACCCCGCCGAGGCTGCGGATCGGCTTCACCACCCGCTCCCCCCTCGGCACACCCGTGCACGCGGACGCCGTCGCCGCCGTGGAACACGCGGCCACGCTGCTCGACAAGCTCGGCCACGACGTCGAGCCGGCCGAACCCGACATCGACGGAGTGGCACTGGCCCGGGACTTCATGACGATGTGGTCGGCGCAGACCGCGGTGACCATCGCGACGATCAAGCGGAACACCGGCGCCCGCGACCGGGAGTTCGAGGTGGACAACCGCCTGCTCGCCGCGTCGGCGCACACCGTGCGCGCGGCGGATCACGCCGCGGCGCGGGCGCGCTGGAACGGCTACACGCGAGCGCTGGCCGAGTTCCACGAGCGGTACGACCTGCTGCTCACCCCGGCCATCGCGCGGCCACCCGTACGCATCGGTGAGCTGACCACCCCACCGTTGCTGCGTCTCGGCGGTGAACTCCTGCTGCGGCTCCGGCTCACCGGCCCGCTCACGAGAACCAGGGTCTGGAACGAGCAGATCCTCGCCAACCTCGCGCCGGTGCCGTTCACCCAACTCGCCAACATCACCGGCAGGCCCGCGATGTCCGTGCCGCTCTACCGGACGGCAGGCGGCCTGCCGCTCGGGGTGCAGTTCGTCGGCGGGCTCGGCGGGGAGTCGACCCTCCTGGCGCTGGCCACACAGTTGGAGGCCGAGCACCCCTGGGCGGAGGAGGAACCGGAGCTGTAG
- a CDS encoding DUF309 domain-containing protein, translating into MAERDRDDEGRARNARPRDGLGRPLPRDATGVPRQPEGVARTPEETLREAQRLLDEGKPFHAHEVFEDAWKSGPEAERELWRGLAQLAVGLTHAARGNRAGAVALLRRGAENIAPFAGARPHGIDVTTLRDWAATLAESVPRHETPPDPAALAPRLRP; encoded by the coding sequence GTGGCTGAGCGCGACCGAGACGACGAGGGACGAGCCCGCAACGCCAGGCCGAGGGACGGCCTCGGCAGGCCCCTGCCGCGTGATGCGACCGGAGTGCCCCGTCAGCCCGAGGGCGTGGCGCGCACGCCGGAGGAAACGCTGCGCGAGGCGCAGCGACTGCTCGACGAGGGCAAGCCCTTCCACGCGCACGAGGTGTTCGAGGACGCGTGGAAGTCGGGGCCGGAGGCCGAGCGGGAACTGTGGCGGGGGCTCGCTCAGCTCGCCGTGGGGCTCACCCACGCGGCTCGGGGCAACCGGGCGGGAGCCGTGGCGCTGCTGAGGCGCGGTGCCGAGAACATCGCTCCGTTCGCCGGCGCACGCCCGCACGGCATCGACGTCACGACCCTGCGCGACTGGGCGGCCACGCTGGCCGAAAGCGTGCCGCGCCACGAGACGCCGCCCGACCCTGCCGCACTCGCACCTCGGCTCAGGCCGTGA
- a CDS encoding ester cyclase gives MSEATDLQRRMFELIRNHDLDGPRAMYHPDYTYVGPDGTEESGPDAGVRAAETYTTAFPDLDFEVRAGYDCGAGTAVLELIVSGTHQQELAGVPATGRTIRAPYCNVIEVRDGKIYRERDYFDNLHLMNQLGATSLPQGTGA, from the coding sequence ATGTCCGAGGCTACCGATCTGCAACGGCGGATGTTCGAGCTCATCCGAAATCATGATCTCGACGGGCCGCGCGCGATGTATCACCCCGACTACACCTATGTGGGCCCGGACGGCACGGAGGAATCCGGACCCGATGCGGGTGTCCGGGCCGCGGAGACCTATACGACAGCGTTTCCGGACCTGGACTTCGAGGTCCGCGCCGGTTATGACTGCGGCGCCGGAACGGCGGTTCTGGAATTGATCGTGTCCGGTACTCACCAGCAGGAACTGGCCGGTGTCCCGGCGACGGGCAGAACCATCCGGGCACCGTACTGCAACGTGATCGAGGTGCGCGACGGCAAGATCTACCGCGAGCGGGACTACTTCGACAACCTGCACCTGATGAACCAGTTGGGAGCCACGTCCCTCCCACAGGGCACAGGGGCGTGA
- a CDS encoding GntR family transcriptional regulator, with translation MIEFRIDRRSGVATYLQLVQQTKRALRLGRLRPGDRLPTAREVVEATAINPNTVLKAYRELEREGLVEARRGLGTFVLRSLASGDAAEQESLRQELDAWMSKARESGLQREDVEALVGSVLDQRFPSSGPTGKE, from the coding sequence GTGATCGAGTTCCGCATCGACCGACGTTCGGGCGTGGCGACGTACCTACAGCTGGTGCAGCAGACGAAACGGGCTCTGCGTCTCGGTCGTCTCCGGCCGGGAGACCGGCTTCCCACGGCGAGGGAGGTCGTCGAGGCCACGGCGATCAACCCGAACACGGTTCTCAAGGCGTACCGGGAGCTCGAACGTGAGGGGCTCGTGGAGGCGCGGCGGGGGCTGGGGACGTTCGTGCTCCGCTCGCTCGCGAGCGGCGACGCGGCCGAACAGGAATCCCTTCGCCAGGAACTCGATGCGTGGATGTCGAAGGCCCGCGAGTCGGGACTGCAGCGTGAGGACGTCGAGGCGCTCGTCGGCTCCGTGCTCGACCAGCGGTTCCCGAGCTCCGGTCCGACCGGGAAGGAGTGA
- a CDS encoding ABC transporter ATP-binding protein yields MLADETAAALEAVGLGKRYRRGWGLRDCTFSLPRGSVCALVGPNGAGKSTLLSLTTGLRRPTTGEMRVLGQPADGRGTHPGLSFLAQDKPLFSNFTVEEMLRAGRSLNTDWDAAYARRLVTDADVPTRARIGTLSGGQRTRVALAVALGRRPTVLVLDEPLADLDPVARADVMQVLMAEVAETGMTVLLSSHVLSDLENVCDHLLLLSGGELRLAGDVDRLVSEHALLIGPAGDHGYSMPEHAVVEARSTARQVTFLLRDTPQRSVPGPGWEVHDPTLEELVMAYLRATKPLGTTQDEEVAA; encoded by the coding sequence GTGTTGGCAGACGAGACAGCGGCCGCCTTGGAGGCGGTCGGGTTGGGCAAGCGGTACCGGAGGGGATGGGGGTTACGGGACTGCACGTTCTCGCTGCCTCGGGGAAGCGTGTGCGCACTCGTCGGACCGAACGGTGCGGGCAAGAGCACATTGCTGTCGCTCACCACCGGACTGCGGAGGCCCACCACGGGCGAGATGCGGGTACTGGGGCAGCCTGCCGACGGCAGGGGAACGCACCCCGGACTGTCCTTCCTGGCACAGGACAAGCCGCTGTTCTCGAATTTCACGGTGGAGGAGATGCTGCGCGCGGGCCGCTCCCTCAACACCGACTGGGACGCCGCGTACGCGCGTCGGCTCGTCACCGACGCCGACGTCCCGACGAGAGCCCGGATCGGCACGCTCTCCGGCGGACAGCGCACGAGGGTGGCGTTGGCCGTCGCGCTGGGCAGGCGACCCACGGTGCTGGTGCTCGACGAACCGCTGGCCGACCTCGACCCGGTGGCGCGAGCGGACGTGATGCAGGTGCTCATGGCCGAGGTCGCCGAGACCGGCATGACGGTGTTGCTGTCCTCGCACGTTCTGTCGGACCTGGAGAACGTCTGCGATCACCTGCTGCTGCTCTCCGGGGGTGAGCTCCGGCTGGCCGGCGACGTGGATCGGTTGGTGTCCGAGCACGCGCTGCTGATCGGGCCGGCGGGTGACCACGGGTACTCGATGCCCGAGCACGCCGTCGTCGAAGCGCGAAGCACGGCCCGGCAGGTGACCTTCCTGCTCCGCGACACGCCGCAGCGATCGGTGCCCGGGCCCGGCTGGGAAGTGCACGATCCGACCCTGGAAGAGCTGGTGATGGCCTACCTGCGTGCGACGAAGCCGCTGGGCACCACACAGGACGAGGAGGTCGCGGCATGA
- a CDS encoding ABC-2 transporter permease has translation MTWVAWRQHRLSLLVVFALVLVTAAVMLWFRIAALDHLAAAGIEGCVRVEGERCPQGAMASFADAFEGYARNFPMVLLGLPALLGMFTGAPLFARDFEQGTHILGLTQSISRLRWWSVKVAVVGLPTVASMFALGLFSAWAFDPLYYVTRGSLLTPAFETQGPVLGAYTALAFAIGTTAGLVLRNTVGAMALTLVLYLVLMVGVGVAARSHYAEPAHVTASAERETSPVPDDAWRLGSVYYDEQGAVVPFNPSACQDGDTSATCLTRQGVVEQRTAFHPADRFWLFQGVESAIHLVVGAALLGVGLWRVGRIA, from the coding sequence ATGACCTGGGTGGCGTGGCGGCAACACCGGCTCTCACTGCTCGTCGTGTTCGCTCTCGTGCTGGTGACAGCCGCGGTGATGCTCTGGTTCCGGATCGCCGCACTCGACCACCTCGCCGCGGCCGGAATCGAGGGCTGTGTGCGGGTCGAGGGCGAGCGCTGTCCGCAGGGCGCGATGGCTTCCTTCGCGGACGCCTTCGAGGGATACGCCCGGAACTTCCCGATGGTGCTCCTGGGGCTGCCCGCCCTGCTGGGCATGTTCACCGGGGCACCGCTGTTCGCCAGGGACTTCGAGCAGGGCACGCACATCCTCGGCCTGACCCAGTCGATCAGCAGGCTCCGCTGGTGGTCGGTCAAGGTGGCCGTCGTCGGCCTTCCCACCGTGGCGTCGATGTTCGCGCTCGGCCTGTTCAGCGCGTGGGCGTTCGACCCGCTGTACTACGTCACGCGAGGCTCGTTGCTGACTCCCGCGTTCGAGACCCAGGGCCCGGTGCTGGGCGCCTACACCGCCCTGGCGTTCGCCATCGGCACCACGGCCGGACTCGTCCTGCGGAACACGGTGGGGGCCATGGCCCTCACGCTGGTGCTCTACCTGGTTCTCATGGTGGGCGTCGGTGTTGCCGCGCGGTCGCACTACGCCGAACCCGCCCATGTCACGGCGTCGGCGGAGCGGGAAACGAGTCCCGTGCCCGACGACGCGTGGCGGCTGGGGTCCGTGTACTACGACGAGCAGGGTGCCGTGGTGCCGTTCAACCCCTCGGCATGCCAAGACGGTGACACGTCGGCGACCTGCCTGACCCGTCAGGGGGTGGTGGAACAACGGACGGCGTTCCACCCTGCCGACCGGTTCTGGCTGTTCCAGGGCGTCGAGAGCGCCATCCACCTCGTCGTCGGCGCGGCGCTGCTCGGGGTGGGGTTGTGGCGGGTCGGCCGGATCGCCTGA
- the ctaD gene encoding aa3-type cytochrome oxidase subunit I: MDTQIGVRPTRIQHPAPIPGKRWQAMLSLLRTTDHKVIGKLYMVTSIVFFMIGGVMALLIRAELAQPGLHFLSTEQYNQMFTLHGTLMLLLYATPVAFAFANLILPLQIGSPDVAFPRLNALSYWLFLFGGLIVVGSLLLPGGAADFGWTAYTPLSREIASPGVGGDLWVMGLAVSGLGTILSAVNMITTVVCLRAPGMTMWRMPIFTWNILFTSILVLIAFPILTAALMGLAADRLLGAHVFDPANGGSILYQHLFWFFGHPEVYIVALPFFGIITEIIPVFSRKPLFGYRLMVFATIGIMGLSIVVWAHHMFATGAVLLPFFSMTTFLIAVPTGIKFFNWIGTMWKGQLTFETPMLWSFGFLITFLLGGLTGVILASPPLDFHVHDSYFVVAHFHYVLFGTIVFATFGGIYFWFPKFTGRMLNEPLGKLHFWLTFVGFHTTFLVQHWLGNEGMPRRYADYLPTDGFTTLHVVSSIGAFILGLSMLPFLWNVVRSYRFGDPVTVDDPWGYGNSLEWATTCPPPRHNFTELPRIRSERPAFELHYPHMIERNHAEAHITFTGKTKSWEDSTTPPEVKASDATKGETG; encoded by the coding sequence GTGGACACGCAGATCGGCGTCCGCCCGACTCGGATCCAGCATCCTGCCCCCATACCCGGCAAGCGGTGGCAGGCCATGCTCAGCCTGCTGCGTACGACCGATCACAAGGTGATCGGCAAGTTGTACATGGTCACGTCGATCGTGTTCTTCATGATCGGCGGCGTCATGGCGCTGCTCATCCGGGCCGAGCTGGCACAGCCAGGCCTGCACTTCCTCTCCACCGAGCAGTACAACCAGATGTTCACGCTGCACGGCACGCTGATGCTGCTGCTGTACGCGACCCCCGTGGCGTTCGCCTTCGCCAACCTGATTCTGCCGTTGCAGATAGGTTCCCCCGACGTGGCGTTCCCGCGACTGAACGCGTTGTCGTACTGGTTGTTCCTGTTCGGCGGGCTGATCGTGGTGGGATCGCTCCTGCTTCCCGGCGGGGCCGCCGACTTCGGGTGGACGGCGTACACTCCGCTGTCGCGGGAGATCGCCTCTCCCGGAGTGGGCGGCGACCTGTGGGTGATGGGCCTGGCCGTGTCCGGCCTCGGCACGATCCTCAGCGCCGTCAACATGATCACCACCGTGGTGTGCCTTCGCGCCCCCGGGATGACGATGTGGCGGATGCCGATCTTCACGTGGAACATACTGTTCACGAGCATCCTCGTGCTGATCGCGTTCCCGATCCTCACGGCCGCGCTGATGGGGCTGGCCGCCGACCGGTTGCTCGGCGCGCACGTGTTCGATCCCGCCAACGGCGGCTCCATCCTCTACCAGCACCTGTTCTGGTTCTTCGGGCATCCCGAGGTCTACATCGTGGCGCTGCCGTTCTTCGGCATCATCACCGAGATCATCCCCGTGTTCAGCCGGAAACCGCTGTTCGGCTACCGGCTGATGGTGTTCGCGACGATCGGGATCATGGGGTTGTCCATCGTCGTGTGGGCGCACCACATGTTCGCCACGGGCGCGGTGCTGCTGCCGTTCTTCTCCATGACGACGTTCCTCATCGCGGTGCCGACGGGGATCAAGTTCTTCAACTGGATCGGCACGATGTGGAAGGGTCAGTTGACTTTCGAGACGCCGATGCTGTGGTCGTTCGGCTTCCTCATCACCTTCCTGCTCGGCGGCCTGACCGGTGTCATCCTCGCCTCGCCGCCGCTGGACTTCCACGTGCACGACTCGTACTTCGTGGTGGCGCACTTCCACTACGTGCTGTTCGGCACCATCGTGTTCGCCACGTTCGGCGGCATCTACTTCTGGTTCCCGAAGTTCACCGGACGGATGCTCAACGAGCCGCTGGGCAAGCTGCACTTCTGGCTCACGTTCGTCGGCTTCCACACCACGTTCCTGGTGCAGCACTGGCTCGGCAACGAAGGGATGCCCCGCCGCTACGCCGACTACCTGCCCACCGACGGGTTCACCACGCTGCACGTGGTGTCGTCCATCGGCGCGTTCATTCTGGGGCTTTCGATGCTGCCGTTCCTGTGGAACGTGGTGCGCAGTTACCGCTTCGGGGATCCGGTGACGGTGGACGACCCCTGGGGCTACGGCAACTCGCTCGAATGGGCGACCACCTGCCCGCCGCCGCGCCACAACTTCACGGAGCTGCCCCGGATCCGGTCGGAACGCCCCGCGTTCGAGCTGCACTACCCGCACATGATCGAGCGGAACCACGCCGAGGCACACATCACGTTCACCGGTAAGACGAAGTCGTGGGAGGACTCCACGACGCCACCGGAGGTGAAGGCGTCCGACGCCACGAAGGGCGAGACCGGATAG